From one Coffea eugenioides isolate CCC68of chromosome 11, Ceug_1.0, whole genome shotgun sequence genomic stretch:
- the LOC113752223 gene encoding abscisic acid receptor PYL4-like encodes MVFQLPPTVSSDHNPVLQPNECSSTLFQTIAAPASVVWALVSDFENPQRYKPFVRSCRIIDGQANQVGCLRRVDVASGLPASYSIERLEILDHDQRMFGFSIVSGDHRLSNYRSIMSLHPNGGEETVVAETYVIDAAEANTKEETCAFVDTIVKLNLRTAFPELLRIWTGKSAQQV; translated from the coding sequence ATGGTTTTTCAGCTTCCCCCAACCGTTTCCAGCGACCACAACCCTGTTTTGCAGCCGAACGAATGTTCATCTACTTTGTTCCAAACTATCGCTGCTCCTGCCTCCGTCGTTTGGGCTCTGGTTTCCGACTTTGAAAATCCTCAACGCTACAAGCCGTTCGTGAGATCCTGCAGAATCATAGATGGCCAGGCGAACCAAGTCGGATGCTTACGCCGCGTGGATGTCGCGTCAGGACTTCCAGCCTCCTATAGCATTGAGCGGCTGGAGATTCTTGATCATGATCAGCGCATGTTCGGGTTCAGCATTGTCAGCGGCGACCACCGGTTGTCGAACTATCGCTCGATCATGAGCCTACACCCCAATGGCGGCGAGGAGACGGTGGTTGCGGAGACTTACGTGATTGATGCGGCCGAGGCCAACACGAAAGAAGAGACGTGTGCCTTTGTGGATACGATCGTGAAACTGAACTTGAGGACTGCCTTTCCAGAGTTGCTGAGGATTTGGACGGGCAAAAGCGCACAACAGGTatga